A genomic region of Microtus ochrogaster isolate Prairie Vole_2 chromosome 15, MicOch1.0, whole genome shotgun sequence contains the following coding sequences:
- the Tarbp2 gene encoding RISC-loading complex subunit TARBP2 isoform X3 — MLAVNPGKTPISLLQEYGTRIGKTPVYDLLKAEGQAHQPNFTFRVTVGDTSCTGQGPSKKAAKHKAAEVALKHLKGGSMLDPALEESSSFSLLDPSLLEDAPVIAAEVAAPVPSALLTRSPPMEMQPPVSPQQSECNPVGALQELVVQKGWRLPEYMVTQESGPAHRKEFTMTCRVERFVEIGSGTSKKLAKRNAAAKMLLRVHTVPLDARDGNEAEPDDDHFSIGVSSRLDGLRNRGPGCTWDSLRNSVGEKILSLRSCSVGSLGTLGSACCSVLNELSEEQAFHVSYLDIEELSLSGLCQCLVELSTQPATVCHGSATTREAARGEAARRALQYLRIMAGSK; from the exons ATGCTGGCCGTCAACCCGGGCAAGACCCCGATCAGCCTTCTTCAGGAGTATGGGACCAGAATAGGAAAGACGCCCGTGTACGACCTTCTCAAAGCCGAGGGCCAAGCCCATCAGCCTAATTTCACCTTCCGGGTCACCGTTGGCGACACCAGCTGCACTG GTCAGGGCCCCAGCAAGAAGGCAGCCAAGCACAAGGCAGCTGAGGTGGCCCTCAAACACCTCAAAGGGGGGAGCATGCTGGACCCAGCCCTGGAGGAAAGCAG ttctttttctcttctagatCCTTCACTGCTTGAGGACGCGCCTGTCATTGCTGCAGAAGTTGCCGCCCCCGTTCCATCTGCTCTACTAACCAG GAGCCCTCCCATGGAGATGCAGCCCCCTGTCTCCCCGCAGCAGTCGGAGTGCAACCCTGTTGGTGCTCTGCAG GAGCTCGTGGTACAAAAAGGCTGGCGTTTGCCAGAGTACATGGTGACCCAGGAGTCTGGGCCTGCTCACCGTAAAGAATTCACCATGACCTGCCGGGTGGAACGCTTCGTTGAGATTG GCAGTGGCACTTCCAAAAAGCTGGCAAAGCGGAACGCAGCAGCTAAAATGCTGCTTCGAGTGCACACAGTTCCTCTGGACGCCCGGGATGGCAACGAGGCAGAACCTGATGATGATCACTTTTCCATT GGCGTGAGCTCCCGCCTGGATGGACTTCGGAACCGGGGGCCAGGCTGCACGTGGGATTCCCTGCGCAATTCTGTGGGAGAAAAGATTCTGTCCCTTCGTAGCTGCTCTGTGGGCTCTCTAGGGACTCTGGGTTCTGCCTGCTGCAGTGTCCTCAATGAGCTCTCCGAGGAGCAGGCTTTCCATGTCAGCTACCTGGACATTG AAGAACTGAGCTTGAGTGGGCTCTGCCAGTGCCTAGTGGAGCTGTCCACCCAGCCAGCCACTGTGTGTCATGGTTCTGCAACTACTAGGGAGGCAGCCCGAGGTGAGGCTGCTCGCCGCGCCCTCCAGTACCTCAGGATCATGGCGGGTAGCAAGTAG
- the Tarbp2 gene encoding RISC-loading complex subunit TARBP2 isoform X1: MSEEEQGSGTTTGCGLPSVEQMLAVNPGKTPISLLQEYGTRIGKTPVYDLLKAEGQAHQPNFTFRVTVGDTSCTGQGPSKKAAKHKAAEVALKHLKGGSMLDPALEESSSFSLLDPSLLEDAPVIAAEVAAPVPSALLTRSPPMEMQPPVSPQQSECNPVGALQELVVQKGWRLPEYMVTQESGPAHRKEFTMTCRVERFVEIGSGTSKKLAKRNAAAKMLLRVHTVPLDARDGNEAEPDDDHFSIGVSSRLDGLRNRGPGCTWDSLRNSVGEKILSLRSCSVGSLGTLGSACCSVLNELSEEQAFHVSYLDIEELSLSGLCQCLVELSTQPATVCHGSATTREAARGEAARRALQYLRIMAGSK, translated from the exons ATGAGTGAAGAGGAGCAGGGCTCCGGCACTACCACGGGCTGCGGGCTGCCCAG CGTAGAGCAAATGCTGGCCGTCAACCCGGGCAAGACCCCGATCAGCCTTCTTCAGGAGTATGGGACCAGAATAGGAAAGACGCCCGTGTACGACCTTCTCAAAGCCGAGGGCCAAGCCCATCAGCCTAATTTCACCTTCCGGGTCACCGTTGGCGACACCAGCTGCACTG GTCAGGGCCCCAGCAAGAAGGCAGCCAAGCACAAGGCAGCTGAGGTGGCCCTCAAACACCTCAAAGGGGGGAGCATGCTGGACCCAGCCCTGGAGGAAAGCAG ttctttttctcttctagatCCTTCACTGCTTGAGGACGCGCCTGTCATTGCTGCAGAAGTTGCCGCCCCCGTTCCATCTGCTCTACTAACCAG GAGCCCTCCCATGGAGATGCAGCCCCCTGTCTCCCCGCAGCAGTCGGAGTGCAACCCTGTTGGTGCTCTGCAG GAGCTCGTGGTACAAAAAGGCTGGCGTTTGCCAGAGTACATGGTGACCCAGGAGTCTGGGCCTGCTCACCGTAAAGAATTCACCATGACCTGCCGGGTGGAACGCTTCGTTGAGATTG GCAGTGGCACTTCCAAAAAGCTGGCAAAGCGGAACGCAGCAGCTAAAATGCTGCTTCGAGTGCACACAGTTCCTCTGGACGCCCGGGATGGCAACGAGGCAGAACCTGATGATGATCACTTTTCCATT GGCGTGAGCTCCCGCCTGGATGGACTTCGGAACCGGGGGCCAGGCTGCACGTGGGATTCCCTGCGCAATTCTGTGGGAGAAAAGATTCTGTCCCTTCGTAGCTGCTCTGTGGGCTCTCTAGGGACTCTGGGTTCTGCCTGCTGCAGTGTCCTCAATGAGCTCTCCGAGGAGCAGGCTTTCCATGTCAGCTACCTGGACATTG AAGAACTGAGCTTGAGTGGGCTCTGCCAGTGCCTAGTGGAGCTGTCCACCCAGCCAGCCACTGTGTGTCATGGTTCTGCAACTACTAGGGAGGCAGCCCGAGGTGAGGCTGCTCGCCGCGCCCTCCAGTACCTCAGGATCATGGCGGGTAGCAAGTAG
- the Tarbp2 gene encoding RISC-loading complex subunit TARBP2 isoform X2 — protein sequence MSEEEQGSGTTTGCGLPSVEQMLAVNPGKTPISLLQEYGTRIGKTPVYDLLKAEGQAHQPNFTFRVTVGDTSCTGQGPSKKAAKHKAAEVALKHLKGGSMLDPALEESSSFSLLDPSLLEDAPVIAAEVAAPVPSALLTRSPPMEMQPPVSPQQSECNPVGALQELVVQKGWRLPEYMVTQESGPAHRKEFTMTCRVERFVEIGSGTSKKLAKRNAAAKMLLRVHTVPLDARDGNEAEPDDDHFSIGVSSRLDGLRNRGPGCTWDSLRNSVGEKILSLRSCSVGSLGTLGSACCSVLNELSEEQAFHVSYLDIELSLSGLCQCLVELSTQPATVCHGSATTREAARGEAARRALQYLRIMAGSK from the exons ATGAGTGAAGAGGAGCAGGGCTCCGGCACTACCACGGGCTGCGGGCTGCCCAG CGTAGAGCAAATGCTGGCCGTCAACCCGGGCAAGACCCCGATCAGCCTTCTTCAGGAGTATGGGACCAGAATAGGAAAGACGCCCGTGTACGACCTTCTCAAAGCCGAGGGCCAAGCCCATCAGCCTAATTTCACCTTCCGGGTCACCGTTGGCGACACCAGCTGCACTG GTCAGGGCCCCAGCAAGAAGGCAGCCAAGCACAAGGCAGCTGAGGTGGCCCTCAAACACCTCAAAGGGGGGAGCATGCTGGACCCAGCCCTGGAGGAAAGCAG ttctttttctcttctagatCCTTCACTGCTTGAGGACGCGCCTGTCATTGCTGCAGAAGTTGCCGCCCCCGTTCCATCTGCTCTACTAACCAG GAGCCCTCCCATGGAGATGCAGCCCCCTGTCTCCCCGCAGCAGTCGGAGTGCAACCCTGTTGGTGCTCTGCAG GAGCTCGTGGTACAAAAAGGCTGGCGTTTGCCAGAGTACATGGTGACCCAGGAGTCTGGGCCTGCTCACCGTAAAGAATTCACCATGACCTGCCGGGTGGAACGCTTCGTTGAGATTG GCAGTGGCACTTCCAAAAAGCTGGCAAAGCGGAACGCAGCAGCTAAAATGCTGCTTCGAGTGCACACAGTTCCTCTGGACGCCCGGGATGGCAACGAGGCAGAACCTGATGATGATCACTTTTCCATT GGCGTGAGCTCCCGCCTGGATGGACTTCGGAACCGGGGGCCAGGCTGCACGTGGGATTCCCTGCGCAATTCTGTGGGAGAAAAGATTCTGTCCCTTCGTAGCTGCTCTGTGGGCTCTCTAGGGACTCTGGGTTCTGCCTGCTGCAGTGTCCTCAATGAGCTCTCCGAGGAGCAGGCTTTCCATGTCAGCTACCTGGACATTG AACTGAGCTTGAGTGGGCTCTGCCAGTGCCTAGTGGAGCTGTCCACCCAGCCAGCCACTGTGTGTCATGGTTCTGCAACTACTAGGGAGGCAGCCCGAGGTGAGGCTGCTCGCCGCGCCCTCCAGTACCTCAGGATCATGGCGGGTAGCAAGTAG
- the Atf7 gene encoding cyclic AMP-dependent transcription factor ATF-7 isoform X3, with protein MDSKQVAVLLLLLLLLLDSGLSEEPGSQDGDQVFAEEDGGPHPPQYAQTPGTLLRFLLQAMERPGRSPAFLFHPQRFGRNTWGSWSKEQLSPRAREFWSLAAPQRFGKK; from the exons ATGGATTCCAAGCAGGTTGCTGTGCTGctgttattgctgctgctgctgctggactcGGGTCTTTCTGAAGAACCAGGGAGCCAGGATGGAGACCAGGTCTTTGCA gaagaagatgggggaCCCCACCCACCACAGTATGCCCAGACTCCTGGGACCCTCTTGCGTTTTCTGCTCCAGGCCATGGAGAGACCTGGCAGAAGCCCAGCCTTCCTGTTTCATCCTCAGAG GTTTGGCAGAAATACCTGGGGGTCCTGGAGCAAAGAGCAGCTAAGTCCCCGGGCTAGAGAGTTCTGGAGCCTGGCTGCCCCTCAGCGCTTTGGGAAGAAGTAA